The following are encoded together in the Lawsonia intracellularis PHE/MN1-00 genome:
- a CDS encoding type II toxin-antitoxin system Phd/YefM family antitoxin: MKLSQDIKPISYIKANSAKVLEQVNISGPMIITQNGEASAVLMGIKDYEQLKNNIVLLKVLLLRFKSADEGNLKPVKEVFKDLDKRIADYVE; encoded by the coding sequence ATGAAATTAAGTCAAGATATAAAACCTATTAGTTATATAAAAGCTAATAGTGCTAAGGTGTTAGAGCAGGTAAATATTTCAGGTCCTATGATTATTACACAAAATGGAGAGGCCTCTGCTGTTCTTATGGGGATTAAAGATTATGAACAATTAAAAAATAATATAGTATTGCTTAAAGTCTTGTTGTTGCGATTTAAAAGTGCTGATGAAGGTAATCTTAAACCAGTTAAGGAAGTATTTAAAGATCTTGATAAAAGGATAGCAGACTATGTCGAATAA